In one Sphingobacterium daejeonense genomic region, the following are encoded:
- a CDS encoding efflux RND transporter permease subunit, with amino-acid sequence MPELRIQLHDSKMAKYGVFTQDVQAVIAMTIGGQAATKFYEKDRQFDIVLRFNEEYRDTPEKIGNILIPTSTGENIPLQEIATIGYVTGPAFIYREGNSRYIGVGFSISGRRPGKHH; translated from the coding sequence TTGCCAGAATTGAGGATTCAGTTGCATGATTCAAAAATGGCCAAATATGGTGTTTTTACTCAAGATGTTCAAGCAGTAATTGCTATGACCATAGGCGGACAAGCGGCAACTAAATTCTATGAAAAAGACCGACAGTTTGATATTGTTCTTCGTTTCAATGAAGAATACAGAGATACTCCAGAAAAAATCGGGAATATCCTCATTCCAACAAGTACTGGAGAAAATATTCCATTGCAAGAAATAGCAACGATTGGTTATGTTACTGGTCCGGCGTTTATTTACAGAGAAGGCAATAGTCGCTATATCGGTGTTGGATTCAGTATCTCGGGAAGGAGACCTGGGAAGCACCATTGA
- a CDS encoding alkaline phosphatase, with amino-acid sequence MNIRFYNILLPAVLLFSGITYGQIKPIAYLPNAHSHNDYTRNNPFKQAYGLGFGSIEVDLFLKDGELYVAHDPHEITKDRTFTKLYLEPILEAYKHSEDGFLYPNQGQLQLLIDPKTEGAPILDHLTKLLKPHRELFDSKNNPKAVKLLISGNRPKAEDFPKYDDIFYFDGNLSENYSPAQLERIGLISVSFGSLSKWNGLGRLTDKDLKIIKTKVDSVHRLGKKIRFWASPDTKTTWYEWPKIGIDYINTDKPFELSEFLINYPKESYKEESVYTPYEIKTKFKTGLKPKNIILLISDGAGLSQLWAAAMANNGKLNVLNMPHTCYLKTQPTDNYHTDSAAGGSAIATGSKTKNRHIGVDSMGNKVANIPDRLAELGMRSGIISNDEITGATPSAFYTHVSERDQSDSIANDLINSNLDLIIGGKNSAFEKDNKALVTSLENKGFKIETSLDELSKIPGKRALIFQEDQVDHKWNKLDQNQSKIKTSYRFIEHALNPAINFLQKDHSKGFFLMIEGAKIDGGGHSNSMGFTITEYLSFDRLVGQALEFAEKDQETLIIVTSDHETGGLVILDADQASRTVLGDFATTDHTGIPVPLMAFGPGAENFQGFLDNTDIAKIIYRLKDIK; translated from the coding sequence ATGAACATCCGATTTTATAATATTCTATTACCTGCTGTATTACTGTTTTCTGGAATAACTTATGGACAGATAAAACCCATTGCCTACCTGCCTAATGCTCATTCTCATAATGATTATACTAGAAATAATCCTTTTAAACAGGCATACGGATTAGGTTTTGGTTCTATTGAGGTGGATTTGTTTTTGAAGGATGGTGAACTTTATGTGGCTCATGACCCACATGAAATAACTAAAGATAGAACCTTTACTAAGCTCTATTTAGAACCAATTTTAGAAGCCTATAAACATAGTGAAGATGGATTTTTGTATCCAAACCAAGGCCAACTTCAATTATTGATTGATCCAAAGACGGAAGGTGCTCCAATCTTGGACCATTTAACAAAATTATTAAAGCCTCACAGGGAATTGTTTGACAGTAAGAATAATCCAAAAGCTGTCAAATTACTCATTAGTGGGAATAGGCCTAAAGCTGAGGATTTCCCTAAGTATGATGATATTTTCTATTTCGACGGTAATTTAAGTGAAAACTACAGCCCTGCCCAACTGGAGAGAATTGGCTTGATCAGTGTATCCTTTGGTTCATTGTCAAAATGGAATGGACTTGGAAGACTTACGGATAAGGACCTAAAAATTATAAAAACGAAAGTTGATTCTGTACATAGGTTAGGGAAAAAGATTCGCTTTTGGGCATCTCCTGACACCAAAACCACCTGGTATGAGTGGCCAAAAATTGGAATAGACTATATAAATACTGATAAACCTTTTGAATTGAGCGAATTCCTAATAAATTATCCAAAGGAATCGTATAAAGAGGAAAGTGTATACACGCCTTACGAGATAAAAACTAAGTTCAAAACAGGTTTAAAACCAAAAAATATTATCCTTTTGATCAGTGATGGAGCAGGGTTATCTCAACTATGGGCAGCAGCTATGGCAAATAATGGCAAGCTTAACGTTTTGAATATGCCTCATACTTGTTATTTAAAAACCCAACCTACAGACAATTATCATACAGATTCTGCAGCAGGTGGCAGCGCAATAGCAACAGGTTCAAAAACCAAGAACAGGCATATTGGTGTTGACAGTATGGGTAATAAAGTAGCAAATATACCGGACAGATTAGCAGAATTGGGAATGCGGTCTGGAATAATCTCGAACGACGAAATTACAGGTGCCACCCCATCTGCATTCTATACCCATGTGAGCGAGCGAGATCAGTCTGATAGTATTGCAAATGATTTAATCAACTCTAATCTCGATTTGATTATAGGTGGGAAAAACAGTGCTTTTGAAAAAGATAATAAAGCATTGGTGACTTCTTTAGAAAACAAAGGTTTCAAGATTGAAACATCTTTAGATGAATTATCCAAGATCCCTGGAAAAAGAGCATTGATTTTTCAAGAAGATCAGGTTGACCATAAATGGAATAAGCTGGACCAAAATCAATCTAAAATCAAAACTTCTTACAGGTTTATAGAACATGCTCTAAATCCTGCCATTAATTTTCTGCAGAAGGACCATTCCAAGGGTTTCTTTCTGATGATTGAGGGTGCTAAAATTGATGGTGGCGGTCATAGCAATTCTATGGGATTTACGATAACTGAATATCTAAGTTTTGATAGATTAGTTGGTCAAGCGTTGGAGTTTGCTGAAAAAGATCAAGAAACTTTGATTATTGTAACCTCAGACCATGAAACTGGAGGTTTGGTGATTCTGGATGCAGATCAAGCGAGCAGAACTGTGCTAGGAGATTTTGCCACAACGGATCATACTGGTATTCCTGTACCACTTATGGCATTTGGCCCAGGAGCGGAAAATTTTCAGGGATTTTTGGACAATACTGATATTGCCAAAATTATTTATCGGTTAAAGGATATTAAATAA
- a CDS encoding GNAT family N-acetyltransferase, whose amino-acid sequence MFQKLIDTDIPYLILDAKTEQVIGATSFYQYDRHEKSVAIGYTFLGKKYWGGEYNQSIKNLMMDFAFEKLDKVIFHVASENIRSQMALGKIGAIKEKEEEDENGKVKFTYSIFKNKS is encoded by the coding sequence ATTTTTCAAAAATTAATCGATACCGATATCCCCTACTTGATTTTAGATGCTAAAACAGAACAGGTAATCGGTGCAACCTCATTCTATCAATACGACAGACACGAGAAATCTGTTGCTATTGGCTACACTTTCTTGGGAAAGAAATATTGGGGTGGTGAATACAATCAATCCATTAAAAATCTAATGATGGATTTTGCCTTTGAAAAGCTGGACAAGGTTATTTTCCATGTTGCATCTGAAAATATCCGTTCGCAGATGGCTTTGGGAAAAATTGGCGCCATTAAAGAAAAGGAAGAAGAAGATGAGAATGGTAAAGTAAAGTTTACCTATTCCATCTTTAAAAATAAAAGTTAA
- a CDS encoding prephenate dehydrogenase, whose product MNIAIVGIGLIGGSIGIRLKQTNFFDKIIGVEKSEINQKKALQLDLVDEIQSLEDAMKSCKVIVLTVPVDAIMTLLPKLLDVATDQVIIDMGSTKSNILNLIKDHPNRGRYVAAHPMAGTEYSGPEAAIPDLFKDKMMVYVEAFRSDEDAFELADAVTEQLEMKTSFMTAEEHDMHTAYVSHISHLTSFALALTVLEKEKSQGRIFELAGSGFQSTVRLAKSSPDMWTPIFKQKPNQCIGGIGRTYQTASAHL is encoded by the coding sequence ATGAATATAGCAATTGTCGGGATAGGTTTGATTGGTGGTTCAATCGGTATCCGACTTAAACAAACTAACTTTTTCGATAAAATAATAGGTGTCGAGAAAAGTGAGATAAATCAAAAGAAAGCATTGCAGCTTGATTTAGTGGATGAAATCCAATCTTTGGAGGATGCCATGAAATCATGTAAGGTTATTGTATTGACTGTGCCTGTCGATGCCATCATGACCTTATTGCCCAAATTACTTGATGTAGCAACCGACCAAGTAATAATTGACATGGGGTCTACAAAATCCAATATCCTGAACTTAATAAAGGACCATCCAAATAGAGGCAGATATGTAGCAGCCCATCCCATGGCTGGTACCGAATATTCAGGTCCGGAAGCAGCAATTCCAGATTTATTCAAAGATAAAATGATGGTATATGTTGAGGCTTTCCGTTCTGATGAGGATGCATTTGAATTGGCAGATGCAGTTACAGAACAACTTGAGATGAAGACCTCATTTATGACTGCAGAAGAGCATGATATGCATACAGCTTATGTATCTCATATCTCGCACTTAACATCTTTTGCTTTAGCTTTGACAGTATTAGAGAAAGAAAAATCGCAGGGCAGGATTTTTGAACTTGCAGGATCGGGTTTTCAATCCACAGTTCGTCTTGCAAAGTCATCACCTGATATGTGGACACCAATCTTTAAACAAAAACCGAACCAATGTATTGGAGGTATTGGAAGAACATATCAAACAGCTTCAGCACATTTATGA
- a CDS encoding pyridoxal phosphate-dependent aminotransferase has product MEIEVAKRLQRTEEYYFSKKLREIDEMNRNGAQVINLGIGSPDLPPHPEVIKTLQEQAALPTTHGYQSYKGAPALRTAMADWYRRYYRVNLNPDTQILPLIGSKEGIVHICMTYLQEGDYALIPNPGYPAYSSAVTITGATPLTYDLKLENNWLPDFNQLEQMDLSKVKLMWINYPHMPTGALANRDFFEKIIAFGKKHEILICHDNPYSFILNDSPQSIMEVPGALDVAIELNSLSKSSNMAGWRIGMLIADEKRIGQIMRFKSNMDSGMFLPMQLAAATALSLDKSWYTELNEEYRKRINKVFEIMNLLNCSYDENQVGLFVWAKIPAGYENSYQLCDNILYNAHVFITPGGIFGSEGEQYIRISLCAKVEVYELAIERIKKSL; this is encoded by the coding sequence ATGGAAATAGAAGTAGCGAAAAGGCTTCAACGAACAGAAGAATATTACTTTTCGAAGAAGTTGAGAGAAATCGATGAAATGAACAGGAATGGTGCTCAAGTAATTAACCTTGGCATCGGAAGTCCTGACCTACCTCCTCATCCAGAAGTGATTAAAACACTTCAAGAGCAGGCAGCATTACCAACTACTCATGGCTATCAAAGTTATAAAGGAGCACCTGCTCTTAGAACGGCTATGGCGGATTGGTATCGTCGATATTATCGCGTTAATCTAAATCCAGACACACAAATATTACCACTTATTGGTTCTAAAGAAGGTATAGTGCATATCTGTATGACCTACCTTCAAGAGGGTGACTATGCTTTGATTCCAAATCCTGGTTACCCAGCCTATTCAAGTGCGGTTACGATCACTGGTGCAACACCATTAACGTATGATCTAAAACTCGAGAACAATTGGTTGCCAGATTTTAACCAATTGGAACAGATGGACCTATCAAAAGTGAAGCTTATGTGGATCAATTATCCGCATATGCCGACTGGTGCCTTAGCCAACCGTGATTTTTTTGAAAAAATTATAGCATTCGGAAAAAAGCATGAAATATTGATATGCCATGATAACCCATACAGTTTTATCTTAAATGATAGTCCACAAAGTATCATGGAAGTTCCTGGAGCTTTAGATGTAGCTATAGAACTTAATTCGTTGAGTAAATCATCAAATATGGCCGGTTGGAGAATTGGCATGTTGATAGCGGATGAAAAACGTATTGGCCAGATCATGCGATTCAAAAGCAATATGGATTCAGGAATGTTTCTACCTATGCAATTAGCTGCTGCAACAGCTTTATCCTTGGATAAATCGTGGTACACGGAATTGAATGAAGAATACCGTAAGCGTATAAATAAGGTTTTTGAAATCATGAATCTGTTGAACTGCAGCTACGACGAAAATCAAGTAGGATTGTTCGTTTGGGCCAAAATCCCTGCAGGATATGAAAATTCATATCAACTTTGCGATAATATTCTTTATAATGCGCATGTATTTATTACGCCGGGAGGGATTTTTGGATCTGAGGGAGAACAATATATCCGCATCAGCTTATGTGCCAAGGTAGAAGTGTATGAACTTGCGATTGAAAGAATTAAAAAATCATTATAA
- a CDS encoding LacI family DNA-binding transcriptional regulator yields the protein MKVSELSGVKEIARRANVSIATVDRVLHNRTGVAQKTKEKILSIIKEMDYKPNILAKRLASKRVYKFGILIPKECSEAEYWNAPVSGIQEALSEFGDFGVDLRYYFFDRDDRESFLAKSDELLKKHIDGVIVAPIFLNETKDFAAKCTEKRIQFVFIESQVPSVHPLSYIGQDIIQSGRVVAHLCKYLIQPKDEILVLNVAKEKDISNHLEEKIRGFEQFFIDTSYQCSIKSFNVEIADDEEITAFMEDYLNHQQPKLIYVTNSRAYLVAKYLKDRGLNHIKLVGNGYHTRNIDFLKEGYIDFLICQKPLEQGYKAFLALYEYFIAKRKVIKLQYMPIDIVTKENYIYYEN from the coding sequence ATGAAAGTATCTGAATTATCTGGTGTAAAAGAGATCGCCCGCCGGGCGAATGTTTCCATAGCTACAGTTGATAGAGTTTTGCATAACCGTACCGGTGTTGCGCAAAAAACGAAAGAAAAGATATTGTCTATCATTAAGGAGATGGATTATAAGCCGAATATTTTAGCAAAGCGATTAGCTTCAAAGCGCGTATATAAATTTGGAATCTTAATTCCAAAGGAATGTTCAGAAGCTGAGTATTGGAATGCTCCAGTTTCCGGAATCCAAGAAGCTCTGTCGGAATTTGGTGATTTTGGTGTTGATCTTCGATATTATTTTTTTGATCGGGATGACAGAGAAAGTTTCCTGGCAAAAAGTGATGAATTGCTCAAAAAGCATATCGATGGTGTAATCGTAGCTCCCATTTTTCTCAACGAAACAAAAGATTTTGCAGCTAAATGCACAGAAAAGCGTATTCAATTCGTGTTTATCGAATCACAAGTGCCTTCAGTACATCCCTTGAGTTATATTGGTCAAGACATCATACAATCTGGAAGGGTAGTGGCTCACCTGTGTAAATACCTGATCCAACCCAAAGATGAAATCTTGGTGTTGAATGTTGCCAAAGAAAAAGATATATCAAACCACTTGGAAGAAAAAATCAGAGGATTTGAACAATTTTTTATTGATACCAGCTACCAATGTTCTATAAAAAGTTTCAATGTAGAAATTGCAGACGATGAAGAGATCACAGCTTTTATGGAAGATTATTTGAATCATCAACAGCCCAAATTAATCTATGTTACAAATTCTAGAGCCTATCTTGTTGCTAAATATTTAAAAGATAGGGGCTTAAACCATATTAAGCTTGTAGGAAATGGATATCATACCCGAAACATTGATTTTTTAAAAGAAGGATATATTGACTTCTTGATATGCCAAAAACCCCTAGAACAAGGTTATAAAGCCTTTTTGGCACTCTATGAATATTTTATCGCAAAAAGGAAAGTGATAAAATTACAATATATGCCTATCGATATTGTAACCAAGGAAAACTATATATACTATGAAAATTGA
- a CDS encoding ABC transporter ATP-binding protein: MKTYFRLLSFAKPIEKYAIPYIICTLIMVVFSTLNLALLAPLLNTLFNSQDTVIEPVSKPENLTDIMGYFNYFAYDLNDRLGPYDALKYICIVIVASVFVSNLFRYLSQRIMENLRIHTLLNLRKSVFNNVMNLHLGYFSNQRKGDIISKIASDVQVVQFSVTGTLQVAFKEPLQLIAYLVMLFIISAKLTLFSLLVIPVSAFFISKIVKTLKQQAQQGQRIYANMITLLEEALSGIKIIKSFNAVDFIKGRFNAENDEYATVNRRMVRRQQMGSPVSELLGVGMVAVILLYGGHLVLSGQGDLEASEFIAYIAIFSQVMRPAKALTDAFSNIHNGIAAGERVLQLIDEKNQVADKPNAFEIKKFDDKIEFNNVSFAYEDNDVLKNINLTIDKGETVALVGPSGGGKSTLVDLIPRFMDATTGEVSIDGIDVKDLQQESLRKIIGVVNQESILFNDTIFNNIAFANSEATEEQVIQAAKIANAHDFIMGTEHGYQTNIGDRGSKLSGGQRQRICIARAVLKNPPIMLLDEATSALDTESERLVQDSLYKLMENRTTVVIAHRLSTIQNADKIIVLEAGRIVEVGSHLGLIAQNGLYKRLIDMQQFVEA; this comes from the coding sequence ATGAAGACATACTTTAGACTTCTTTCGTTCGCGAAACCAATTGAAAAATATGCTATTCCTTATATCATATGTACTTTGATAATGGTGGTGTTCAGCACCTTGAATTTAGCTCTATTAGCACCATTATTAAACACTTTATTTAATTCTCAAGATACAGTAATCGAACCGGTCTCTAAGCCGGAAAACCTAACTGATATTATGGGGTATTTTAATTATTTCGCCTATGATCTTAATGATCGCTTAGGCCCATACGATGCCCTAAAATATATCTGTATTGTTATTGTTGCTTCGGTTTTTGTAAGCAATTTATTCAGGTATCTTTCTCAAAGAATAATGGAAAACTTAAGGATTCATACTTTATTGAATCTGAGAAAATCTGTTTTCAATAATGTAATGAACTTACATCTTGGTTATTTTTCAAATCAAAGAAAAGGGGATATTATCTCTAAAATTGCATCTGATGTACAGGTTGTGCAATTTTCAGTTACAGGGACCTTACAAGTAGCATTTAAAGAACCGTTACAGTTGATTGCATACTTGGTTATGCTATTTATTATATCTGCTAAATTAACCTTGTTCTCCTTATTGGTTATTCCTGTTTCAGCATTTTTTATTTCCAAAATTGTTAAGACGCTGAAACAACAAGCCCAACAAGGACAACGTATTTATGCAAATATGATAACCTTATTGGAAGAAGCACTTTCTGGAATTAAGATTATCAAATCGTTCAATGCAGTTGATTTTATCAAAGGAAGATTTAATGCTGAGAATGATGAATATGCAACCGTAAATAGGAGAATGGTTCGTAGACAACAGATGGGATCACCAGTTTCGGAGCTGTTAGGTGTAGGTATGGTGGCGGTAATCTTGCTGTATGGTGGTCACTTAGTGTTAAGTGGTCAAGGAGATCTTGAGGCTTCTGAGTTTATAGCATACATTGCCATATTTTCACAAGTGATGAGACCGGCTAAAGCTCTTACCGATGCTTTCAGCAATATCCACAATGGTATAGCTGCCGGTGAAAGAGTATTGCAGTTGATCGATGAGAAAAATCAAGTGGCAGATAAACCGAATGCATTTGAAATCAAAAAATTTGATGACAAAATCGAATTCAACAATGTGTCATTTGCCTATGAAGATAATGACGTTCTGAAAAACATCAATCTTACGATCGATAAAGGTGAAACAGTAGCACTAGTTGGTCCTTCCGGAGGTGGTAAATCCACGTTAGTGGACTTAATTCCACGATTTATGGACGCTACTACTGGTGAGGTTTCAATCGATGGAATAGATGTCAAAGATCTTCAACAGGAATCTCTTCGTAAAATAATCGGGGTAGTCAATCAAGAGTCTATTTTATTTAACGATACTATTTTCAACAATATAGCATTTGCCAATTCTGAGGCTACGGAGGAGCAGGTTATACAAGCTGCTAAGATTGCAAACGCACATGATTTTATCATGGGTACGGAGCATGGTTATCAGACGAATATCGGAGACAGAGGTTCCAAATTATCAGGAGGTCAGCGTCAGCGAATTTGTATTGCTCGAGCAGTGCTCAAAAATCCACCTATTATGCTGTTGGATGAAGCGACTTCAGCTTTGGATACAGAGTCAGAGCGTCTGGTTCAGGATTCATTATATAAGTTAATGGAGAACAGGACGACGGTTGTTATTGCACACCGACTGAGTACGATTCAGAATGCCGACAAGATTATCGTTCTTGAAGCAGGCAGGATTGTTGAGGTAGGTTCACATTTGGGCTTGATAGCTCAAAACGGTCTATACAAAAGACTGATTGATATGCAGCAATTTGTAGAAGCATAG